One window from the genome of Salvia splendens isolate huo1 chromosome 9, SspV2, whole genome shotgun sequence encodes:
- the LOC121747733 gene encoding FIP1[V]-like protein produces MEDDDEFGDLYTDVLRPLQQSAAGKPPAPIDLHIDSDDEEILYGASDSTTAKLNLNLNPGRNSDALILEKTILQPRQIDLNSDSCQRIDGLVEKGGDSSGFEARVLEKGRGKASDGDDDDIDIIVEEREDKDGDLMENDPNLTNNDVKMYATAVEEGNSMNLLNEAGEIGSQQMIPGLLLGGLQNPGATNVEDEWDSEESDDDLQIVLNDTHHVPMGMERIPGVIDEDDEDGEPLVIVADNGDPHHQAPRTVDEQEWGGEEGGSGADREKDLGDATKASGGGGGAAPAAAQPKVAYSNHAYHHPFSSQFKYVRPGAAPFPPAAPGGIPGQVRPPISMGPPAGRGRGDWRPAGMKGTLPQKGFHPPAWGVNSAGRGYGSGLDFTLPSHKTIFEVDIDSFEEKPWKLPGVDVSDFFNFGLNEDGWREYCKQLEQLRLEMTMQSKIRVYESGRAEQDYDPDLPPELAAAVGIQDNTSSLKASHGKVDDGPTDLARAAARERPSLPVGRPIPVETGSGDRLPSIDTRRPRIHDIDTIIEIACQSPMDGDDTSEQLDSGDTARKDHVRGGDEADSLQQDDADHMDSYSPAFTDNKREFASRRPQPKNTVNNDDIAKEDVSHLPSENSHSDRENIVLREERDNDASVVDDRSFNMEREEMASDASERGKREEGILNSTKKQKLSLPVGQPPHEYDDGKDSKAARSNDSKLRSGSSEHLHSSDGVDDDAHPLRAGNIRREVGDENYAHRKDHYDRDEAGRQNMVGKGREDSFSRRGGDANSSLHRHAKADSADWGKGSDISEGTWNRRDEDHRGRRTRLEDQRKRDHGREISSRDRDKLREKDKTEQDEHHLPRNRLDNGSWRGTNHELDSIGSRERDRDGHLKGRSERVDDYDLHSTRRKEESHVRQTNAEKDDISQNHRRSSMRRKRERDDVSDLLKRDEQGRSKDDEAHFARQKEGVSSQRERSERPKERDEWHRTKQDDLLSKREKEETRPLKRSGRAAEDKTWPSHSRGNDDHKVSSRDYHPKDVGRHSDQLKQRDRIENESFSLRRSHDDVYARGNQLSVDEKRTRYDKTSNRDDRAAYGSDTSRAHEYKRKEATRKSRELVSGDQSSLIPSKRNQDEDGGRINEKAANLRGRAEQQSGHGPANHQSSRKQKEEASTDEEQPDSKRGRSKLERWTSHKERDFGITPTASSLKKRDRDTHNSSVAPEDPPGKIEDKPLLPAVENKEGGPEMDKAGTVEDKHLDTVAKLKKRSERFKLPMPIDKDAVAAKEMESGPRSQAEIRADSEIKSERPARKRRWTSN; encoded by the exons ATGGAGGACGACGACGAGTTCGGAGATCTCTACACAGATGTCCTCCGCCCCCTCCAACAATCTGCTGCAGGGAAGCCGCCGGCCCCGATCGATCTCCACATCGACAGCGACGATGAGGAGATTCTCTACGGAGCTTCGGATTCGACCACGGCGAAGCTCAATCTTAATTTGAATCCCGGTAGGAATTCGGACGCCTTGATTCTGGAAAAAACCATTCTTCAACCTAGGCAAATTGATTTGAATTCGGATTCGTGCCAAAGGATTGATGGATTAGTTGAAAAGGGGGGTGATAGTTCGGGGTTTGAGGCTAGGGTTTTGGAGAAGGGGCGTGGCAAGGCGTCggatggtgatgatgatgatattgatATAATTGTGGAAGAAAGGGAGGATAAGGACGGGGATTTGATGGAGAATGATCCTAACTTAACGAACAATGATGTGAAGATGTATGCTACTGCAGTTGAAGAGGGAAATAGTATGAATTTGTTGAATGAAGCTGGTGAAATCGGTTCGCAGCAGATGATCCCAGGGCTTCTTTTGGGAGGGTTACAGAATCCCGGGGCTACGAATGTTGAGGATGAGTGGGACAGTGAAGAGAGTGATGATGATCTGCAGATAGTGCTCAACGACACCCACCACGTGCCAATGGGGATGGAAAGGATACCGGGAGTGATTGACGAGGATGATGAAGATGGAGAGCCCTTGGTGATTGTCGCGGATAATGGGGACCCTCATCACCAGGCACCGAGGACTGTGGACGAGCAAGAGTGGGGCGGTGAGGAAGGAGGATCTGGAGCCGACAGGGAGAAGGATTTAGGAGACGCCACAAAGGCAAGTGGAGGAGGAGGTGGGGCTGCTCCCGCAGCTGCACAGCCAAAGGTTGCGTACAGCAATCATGCATACCATCACCCATTCTCTTCACAGTTCAAG TATGTGAGACCTGGTGCAGCACCATTCCCTCCAGCAGCTCCTGGAGGAATCCCAGGTCAAGTTCGTCCACCCATCAGCATGGGGCCTCCAGCGGGACGTGGAAGAGGTGATTGGAGACCGGCAGGAATGAAAGGGACCTTGCCTCAGAAGGGGTTCCATCCTCCAGCTTGGGGAGTTAATTCAGCAGGTCGTGGTTATGGAAGTGGATTGGATTTCACTCTTCCTTCACACAA GACAATTTTTGAAGTTGATATTGATAGTTTTGAAGAAAAGCCATGGAAACTTCCTGGTGTAGATGTGTCTGACTTTTTCAACTTTGGTTTGAATGAGGATGGTTGGAGAGAGTACTGCAAACAACTG GAACAACTCAGGCTTGAGATGACTATGCAAAGCAAAATTCGTGTTTATGAAAGTGGAAGGGCAGAACAG GATTATGATCCAGATCTTCCGCCAGAGCTTGCAGCTGCAGTTGGTATCCAAGATAATACATCATCTCTAAAAGCAAGTCATGGAAAGGTTGATGATGGTCCGACTGACTTAGCAAGAGCAGCTGCACGTGAACGGCCTTCTCTT CCTGTTGGCAGACCTATTCCAGTAGAAACTGGTTCTGGTGATCGTCTTCCATCAATTGATACAAGGCGCCCAAGAATACATGATATTGATACTATTATTGAG ATTGCCTGCCAGAGTCCCATGGATGGTGATGATACATCAGAGCAGCTGGATAGTGGTGATACTGCAAGAAAGGATCATGTTCGAGGAGGTGATGAAGCTGATAGTCTTCAACAAGATGATGCAGACCATATGGATAGCTATTCACCTGCATTTACTGATAATAAAAGAGAATTTGCATCAAGAAGACCACAGCCGAAGAACACTGTCAATAATGATGATATTGCAAAAGAGGATGTTTCACATCTTCCTTCAGAAAATTCGCATTCTGATCGGGAAAATATCGTCCTGCGAGAGGAGAG gGATAATGATGCTTCAGTGGTGGATGATAGAAGCTTTAATATGGAGAGAGAGGAAATGGCTTCAGATGCATCAGAGAGGGGTAAACGTGAAGAAGGAATTTTAAATTCCACAAAGAAACAAAAGCTAAGTTTACCCGTAGGACAACCTCCACATGAGTATGATGATGGGAAAGACTCAAAGGCTGCAAGGAGTAATGACAGCAAACTAAGATCAGGAAGCAGTGAACATCTTCATAGTTCAGATGGTGTTGATGATGATGCCCACCCTCTTCGAGCAGGTAACATCAGGAGGGAAGTAGGAGACGAGAACTATGCTCATAGGAAAGATCACTATGATAGAGACGAAGCTGGAAGGCAGAACATGGTGGGTAAAGGGAGAGAAGATTCTTTTTCACGCAGAGGTGGGGATGCTAACTCATCACTTCATCGGCATGCAAAAGCTGACAGTGCTGACTGGGGGAAGGGTAGTGATATATCTGAAGGAACCTGGAATCGGAGAGATGAGGATCATCGTGGCAGAAGAACAAGACTTGAAGACCAGAGAAAGAGGGACCATGGTCGTGAAATCAGCTCCAGAGATCGAGATAAGCTTAGAGAAAAAGATAAGACTGAGCAAGACGAACATCACTTACCAAGAAATCGGCTGGATAATGGCAGTTGGAGGGGGACTAATCATGAATTGGATTCCATTGGATCTAGAGAAAGAGACAGGGATGGTCATCTTAAAGGTCGGAGTGAAAGAGTAGATGACTATGACCTTCATAGCACCAGAAGAAAAGAAGAGTCACATGTCAGACAGACGAATGCTgaaaaagatgatatttctcaAAATCACAGAAGAAGTAGTATGCGgaggaaaagagagagagatgatgTCTCTGATCTGCTCAAAAGAGATGAGCAAGGTAGATCAAAGGATGATGAGGCGCATTTTGCTCGTCAAAAAGAAGGGGTATCGTCTCAAAGGGAGAGAAGTGAAAGGCCAAAAGAGCGTGATGAATGGCATAGAACTAAGCAGGATGACCTTTTGtccaagagagaaaaagaagaaacacGGCCACTGAAAAGGAGTGGGAGGGCTGCTGAAGATAAAACATGGCCAAGTCATTCAAGAGGGAATGATGACCATAAAGTATCCAGCAGAGATTACCATCCTAAGGATGTAGGTCGGCATAGTGATCAACTCAAGCAGAGGGATCGAATTGAAAATGAGAGTTTTTCACTGCGTAGGAGTCACGACGATGTTTATGCTCGTGGAAATCAACTCAGCGTTGATGAGAAAAGAACAAGGTACGACAAGACTAGCAATCGGGATGATCGTGCTGCCTATGGTTCTGATACTTCTAGGGCACATGAATACAAAAGGAAAGAAGCTACTCGAAAGAGTAGAGAATTAGTCAGTGGAGATCAAAGCTCCTTGATACCTTCCAAGAGGAATCAGGATGAAGATGGCGGCAGGATAAATGAGAAG GCAGCAAACTTGAGAGGCAGAGCTGAGCAGCAAAGTGGCCATGGTCCTGCAAACCACCAATCATCTCGAAAGCAGAAAGAAGAGGCTTCAACCGACGAAGAACAACCTGACTCAAAGAGGGGTCGATCCAAATTGGAACGGTGGACTAGCCATAAGGAGAGGGATTTTGGCATAACCCCTACTGCATCTTCTTTGAAGAAAAGAGATCGAGACACACACAACAGTAGTGTGGCTCCTGAAGACCCTCCCGGAAAGATAGAAGACAAACCACTGCTGCCTGCTGTGGAGAACAAAGAAGGTGGTCCAGAAATGGATAAAGCAGGGACCGTCGAGGACAAACACTTGGATACCGTCGCCAAGTTGAAGAAACGAAGTGAGCGTTTCAAGCTTCCCATGCCTATTGATAAAGACGCGGTTGCAGCGAAGGAGATGGAGAGTGGGCCTCGGAGCCAAGCTGAGATACGGGCCGATTCAGAGATCAAATCGGAGCGGCCAGCACGAAAGAGAAGGTGGACCAGCAATTAG